One genomic window of Thalassolituus hydrocarboniclasticus includes the following:
- a CDS encoding substrate-binding periplasmic protein produces the protein MLTFFSIPAYSAESVRVGCGDSIPPYVIRQNERGIVLDILRRALQTQNKTINVSYNSNANNIAAFNKGELDIACITSSSASPGALFSRQPLIVFQNVAISLSKRNLSLTDIPSLGDYRITAFNLASQLLPDNFAAEAARSPAYQELAEQQKQVEALFSGETDVIILEQTIFRYYLSQLRRNHPNSPVYQQQYQYHDLFEPTYYYAAFHSKQLRDAFDIGMEILIDSGEQDKILQRYERLLADYLIR, from the coding sequence ATGCTGACTTTTTTCAGCATTCCGGCTTACAGTGCTGAATCTGTGCGCGTCGGCTGTGGCGACTCCATTCCCCCGTACGTTATCCGCCAGAATGAACGCGGCATTGTGCTCGATATCCTGCGCCGGGCACTGCAGACACAGAATAAAACCATCAACGTCAGCTATAACAGTAACGCCAATAACATTGCCGCCTTTAATAAAGGCGAGCTGGATATCGCCTGCATTACCAGCTCTTCCGCCTCTCCCGGCGCACTGTTTTCCCGCCAGCCATTAATCGTGTTCCAGAATGTGGCCATCAGCCTGAGTAAACGCAACCTGTCCCTGACCGATATCCCCAGCCTGGGAGACTACCGTATTACTGCCTTCAATCTGGCCAGTCAGCTGTTGCCGGATAATTTTGCCGCAGAGGCTGCACGCAGCCCGGCCTATCAGGAGCTGGCCGAGCAGCAGAAACAGGTTGAGGCGCTGTTTAGTGGTGAGACCGACGTGATTATTCTGGAGCAGACCATCTTCCGTTATTACCTCAGCCAGCTGCGCCGCAACCACCCGAACAGCCCTGTTTATCAGCAGCAATACCAATACCACGACCTGTTTGAACCAACCTATTACTATGCCGCGTTCCACAGCAAGCAGCTGCGCGACGCCTTTGATATCGGTATGGAAATCCTGATCGACAGCGGCGAGCAGGATAAAATTCTGCAACGCTATGAACGCCTGCTGGCTGATTATCTGATCCGCTGA
- a CDS encoding HAMP domain-containing sensor histidine kinase, producing MRWYRSLFFKIFLWFWGVIFLSMWAAVLTNEWIEDDYFRPATQPEAMHLVHMMDRERPIVAESRKLWRKMRPGWNLVAVPVDMISQLPHDLEEFADEAGEADQILWGQNDGWLMIGPLQRQGYLYIAVARKEWQSVLNNEDRWLVPLAIVVVVTLLCFVLVWSLTRPIRRLQRTVRQLAQGNFDVSGLRQDLHRHDEIGMLASEVVDMADALQRLLHSHQQLLRDVSHELRSPLTRLQIALGIARKKDQQQILAAEHDRIERAVGQVDGLVGQILDLARLQQTDSQQLQTSRSGLGAQLRIWLQNADVELEEKHLQLVFKEPTAALTCDWDWMLVERAFDNLLRNAIRFAPQGSELFVGVDVRAEYAELWVQDQGPGVPEEELLRIFDPFTQVDSARDHAAGGYGIGLALVKRIVELHDGSVRAENRSPGLRVTMRLPVQPQT from the coding sequence ATGCGCTGGTACCGCTCGTTATTCTTTAAAATTTTCCTCTGGTTCTGGGGGGTGATTTTCCTTTCTATGTGGGCAGCGGTGCTGACCAATGAGTGGATTGAGGATGATTACTTCCGCCCGGCAACTCAGCCGGAAGCGATGCACCTGGTGCATATGATGGATCGCGAGCGGCCGATCGTGGCTGAAAGCCGTAAGCTGTGGCGCAAGATGCGCCCTGGCTGGAATCTGGTGGCTGTGCCGGTGGATATGATCAGCCAGCTGCCCCACGATCTGGAAGAGTTTGCCGATGAAGCGGGGGAAGCGGATCAGATTCTGTGGGGACAAAATGACGGCTGGCTGATGATCGGGCCGTTGCAGCGCCAGGGCTATCTCTATATCGCTGTAGCCCGTAAAGAATGGCAGAGTGTGCTGAACAATGAAGACCGCTGGCTGGTACCGCTGGCGATTGTGGTCGTGGTTACCCTACTGTGCTTTGTGCTGGTGTGGAGTCTGACCCGGCCTATCCGTCGTCTGCAGCGTACGGTACGTCAGCTGGCGCAGGGCAACTTCGATGTCTCCGGGCTGCGTCAGGATCTGCACCGCCATGATGAAATCGGCATGCTGGCCAGTGAAGTGGTGGATATGGCCGATGCTCTGCAGCGCCTGCTGCACAGTCACCAGCAACTGCTGCGCGATGTATCCCACGAATTACGTTCGCCATTAACCCGCCTGCAGATTGCTCTTGGTATTGCCCGCAAAAAAGATCAGCAGCAGATTCTGGCAGCAGAACATGACCGGATCGAACGCGCCGTTGGTCAGGTCGATGGCCTGGTTGGGCAGATTCTCGATCTGGCGCGCCTGCAGCAAACCGACAGCCAGCAGCTGCAGACAAGCCGCTCAGGTCTTGGCGCACAGTTGCGGATCTGGCTGCAGAATGCCGACGTTGAGCTTGAAGAAAAACACCTGCAATTGGTGTTCAAAGAACCCACCGCTGCCCTGACATGTGACTGGGACTGGATGCTGGTTGAGCGTGCTTTCGACAACCTGCTGCGTAACGCCATCCGTTTTGCACCACAGGGCTCAGAGCTGTTTGTCGGCGTTGATGTCCGCGCCGAATATGCAGAATTGTGGGTGCAGGATCAGGGACCGGGCGTTCCTGAGGAAGAATTGCTGCGGATTTTTGATCCTTTTACCCAAGTTGATTCCGCCCGTGATCATGCTGCCGGAGGCTATGGTATCGGTCTGGCGCTGGTAAAGCGTATCGTTGAGCTGCATGACGGCAGCGTTCGCGCCGAAAACCGTTCTCCCGGTCTGCGTGTAACCATGAGGCTGCCTGTGCAGCCTCAAACCTGA
- a CDS encoding CidA/LrgA family protein — MSGLLTLLIFLLLGSLLQTLLHLPVPASIVGMLLLLLALILRGKTPDNLQRITQTLSPLLPLFLIPVSVGIITQKQLLAEHGPALLIILAVSLIPGALVCALIMRKGGKSGS, encoded by the coding sequence ATGTCCGGCCTCCTTACCCTGCTGATCTTTCTGCTGCTGGGGTCTCTGTTACAAACACTGCTGCATCTTCCTGTTCCGGCATCCATTGTTGGTATGCTGCTGTTATTGCTGGCGCTGATTCTGCGCGGCAAAACACCGGATAATCTGCAGCGCATCACCCAGACGTTGTCCCCCTTACTGCCACTGTTTCTGATTCCTGTCAGTGTTGGCATCATCACCCAGAAACAATTGCTGGCCGAACATGGCCCGGCCCTGCTGATCATTCTTGCCGTCAGTCTTATTCCCGGTGCACTGGTCTGTGCGCTGATTATGCGCAAGGGAGGTAAATCAGGCTCATGA
- the glnA gene encoding glutamate--ammonia ligase, whose translation MSENTLNLIKENDVKWVDLRFTDFKGKEQHVTIPARYVDEDFFETGQMFDGSSISGWKGINESDMILRPDDSTSFLDPFTEDATLVLRCDIIEPATMQGYDRDPRSVALRAEEYLKSTGLGDTAFFGPEPEFFMFDDVRWGSDMSGSFCKINSSEAAWNTETVMEGGNLGHRPRVKGGYFPVPPVDSHHDIRAAMCNTLEAIGLDVEVHHHEVANAGQNEIGVKFNTLVKKADEVQMLKYVIHNVAAAYGKTATFMPKPICGDNGSGMHVHMSYWKDGVNQFAGDGYAGLSETALFYIGGIIKHAKSLNAFTNPGTNSYKRLIPGFEAPVMLAYSARNRSASIRIPYVASPKGKRIEARFPDPIANPYLAFAALLMAGLDGVKNKIHPGDAADKDLYDLPAEEAAKIPQVCGSLREALDSLKADHEYLTAGGVFSKDMIEAYIDLKMEEVYRVEHTTHPVEYDMYYSV comes from the coding sequence ATGTCAGAGAACACTCTGAATTTAATCAAAGAAAACGATGTAAAGTGGGTTGATCTGCGCTTTACCGATTTCAAGGGCAAAGAACAGCACGTTACTATTCCTGCGCGTTATGTAGACGAAGATTTCTTCGAAACCGGACAGATGTTCGACGGTTCTTCTATTTCCGGCTGGAAAGGCATTAACGAATCCGACATGATCCTGCGTCCGGATGACAGCACCAGCTTCCTGGACCCATTCACCGAAGACGCCACTCTGGTACTGCGTTGCGACATCATCGAGCCTGCCACTATGCAGGGTTATGACCGTGACCCACGCTCTGTAGCACTGCGCGCTGAAGAGTACCTGAAGTCTACTGGTCTGGGTGATACTGCATTCTTCGGTCCAGAGCCAGAATTCTTCATGTTTGACGACGTTCGCTGGGGCTCTGACATGTCCGGCAGCTTCTGCAAAATCAACTCTTCCGAAGCAGCCTGGAACACTGAGACTGTGATGGAAGGCGGCAACCTGGGTCACCGTCCACGCGTTAAAGGCGGTTACTTCCCGGTTCCTCCGGTAGACAGCCACCACGATATCCGTGCGGCCATGTGTAACACTCTGGAAGCGATCGGTCTGGACGTTGAAGTTCACCACCACGAAGTGGCGAACGCCGGTCAGAACGAAATCGGTGTTAAGTTCAACACTCTGGTTAAGAAAGCTGACGAAGTGCAGATGCTGAAATACGTTATCCATAACGTTGCAGCAGCTTACGGCAAAACTGCTACCTTCATGCCTAAGCCAATCTGTGGTGATAACGGTTCCGGTATGCACGTTCACATGTCTTACTGGAAAGACGGCGTAAACCAGTTCGCTGGTGACGGCTATGCCGGCCTGTCTGAAACTGCCCTGTTCTACATCGGCGGTATCATCAAGCACGCTAAGTCCCTGAACGCGTTCACCAACCCAGGTACTAACTCTTACAAGCGTCTGATCCCAGGCTTCGAAGCTCCGGTAATGCTGGCTTACTCTGCCCGTAACCGTTCTGCTTCTATCCGTATTCCTTACGTTGCGTCTCCAAAAGGCAAGCGTATCGAAGCACGTTTCCCGGATCCGATTGCTAACCCATACCTGGCTTTCGCAGCTCTGCTGATGGCTGGTCTGGACGGCGTTAAGAACAAGATCCACCCTGGCGATGCAGCTGACAAAGATCTGTACGATCTGCCAGCTGAAGAAGCAGCCAAGATTCCACAGGTTTGTGGCTCTCTGCGTGAAGCTCTGGACAGCCTGAAAGCTGACCATGAGTACCTGACTGCAGGCGGCGTATTCAGCAAGGATATGATCGAAGCTTACATCGACCTGAAGATGGAAGAAGTTTACCGCGTTGAGCACACCACTCACCCGGTTGAATACGATATGTACTACAGCGTGTAA
- a CDS encoding malic enzyme-like NAD(P)-binding protein: protein MSQDFKQAALDYHQFPKPGKISVELTKPAQTSRDLSLAYSPGVAEPVKEIAADPENAYKYTAKGNLVAVISDGTAILGLGDLGPLASKPVMEGKSLLFKRFAGVDSIDIEVESESPQAFIDTVRRIAITFGGINLEDIKAPECFEIERTLIEQCDIPVFHDDQHGTAIVTVAGALNALEIVGKKVEDATMCVLGAGAAAISCTKLLILAGMKPENIFMCDRNGVIHSGRTDLNQYKQAFAVETDKRTVDDALNGADIFLGLSGPNMVTGEQIKLMAENPIIFACANPVPEIMPEIVKEVRPDAIMATGRSDYPNQVNNVLGFPFIFRGALDVRAKRINEEMKLAAAKALAGLAKEPVTQEVLDAYGLESLEFGREYIIPKAVDTRLLGAVSSAVAQAAVDTGVARKPFPANYPLKTLADI from the coding sequence ATGTCACAAGATTTCAAGCAAGCAGCTCTGGATTACCATCAGTTCCCTAAGCCGGGCAAAATCAGTGTTGAGCTGACCAAGCCTGCTCAGACCTCGCGTGATCTGTCACTGGCGTACAGCCCTGGTGTGGCCGAGCCCGTTAAGGAAATCGCTGCTGATCCTGAAAACGCTTACAAGTACACCGCCAAAGGGAATCTGGTAGCTGTGATTTCCGACGGTACTGCAATTCTGGGTCTGGGTGATCTGGGTCCTCTGGCTTCCAAGCCGGTTATGGAAGGTAAAAGCCTGCTGTTCAAGCGCTTTGCCGGCGTAGACTCCATCGACATCGAAGTTGAGTCTGAAAGCCCACAGGCCTTTATTGATACCGTCCGTCGCATCGCGATCACTTTCGGTGGCATCAACCTGGAAGACATCAAAGCACCAGAGTGTTTTGAAATTGAACGCACTCTGATCGAGCAGTGCGATATTCCGGTATTCCACGATGACCAGCACGGTACTGCGATCGTAACCGTTGCCGGTGCTCTGAATGCTCTGGAAATTGTTGGCAAGAAAGTCGAAGACGCCACTATGTGTGTGCTGGGTGCCGGCGCTGCAGCTATCTCCTGCACCAAGCTGCTGATCCTGGCAGGTATGAAGCCAGAAAACATCTTTATGTGTGACCGTAATGGTGTGATCCACTCCGGTCGTACCGACCTGAACCAGTACAAGCAGGCGTTCGCTGTTGAGACCGACAAGCGCACCGTGGATGATGCCCTGAATGGCGCAGACATCTTCCTGGGTCTGTCTGGTCCTAACATGGTAACCGGCGAACAGATCAAGCTGATGGCTGAAAACCCAATCATCTTCGCCTGTGCTAACCCGGTTCCGGAAATCATGCCGGAAATCGTTAAAGAAGTCCGCCCTGATGCCATCATGGCAACCGGCCGTTCTGACTACCCTAACCAGGTAAACAACGTACTGGGCTTCCCATTCATCTTCCGTGGTGCTCTGGACGTACGTGCTAAGCGCATCAACGAAGAAATGAAGCTGGCTGCTGCCAAAGCACTGGCTGGCCTGGCAAAAGAGCCTGTAACTCAGGAAGTTCTGGATGCCTACGGTCTGGAATCTCTGGAATTCGGTCGTGAGTACATCATTCCTAAAGCCGTTGATACCCGTCTGCTGGGCGCAGTATCTTCAGCAGTGGCTCAGGCTGCGGTTGATACCGGTGTGGCACGTAAGCCATTCCCGGCTAACTACCCGCTGAAGACTCTGGCTGATATCTGA
- the typA gene encoding translational GTPase TypA, giving the protein MIDNLRNIAIIAHVDHGKTTLVDKLLEQSGTLDRKDQGGERVMDSNDQEKERGITILAKNTAIKWNDYRINIVDTPGHADFGGEVERVMSMVDSVCLLVDAVDGPMPQTRFVTQKAFERGLRPIVVINKIDRPGARPDWVMDEIFDLFDRLGATEEQLDFPVVYASALNGIAGLDPDNMADDMSPLFQMIVDHVSPPPVDLDGPFQMQISALDYDSYVGVIGVGRIARGKLKPGTDVQIISAEGKTRKGRVLEVKGFHGLQRVPVTEANAGDIVCISGIDGLSISDTLCDPSKVEALPALTVDEPTVSMTFQVNDSPFAGREGKFVTSRNIKDRLEKELIHNVALRVEPGDTPEKFKVSGRGELHLSVLIETMRREGFEMGISKPEVVQKEIDGEIQEPYEQVVIDIEEDHQGSIMEEMGNRRAEMTNMVPDGKGRVRLEFIMPARGLIGFRGLFMTMTSGTGILTNIFDHYGPVQTGLTSTRHNGVLVSMVPGKILGYALFTLQERGRLFVSPGLEVYEGMIVGLHSRDNDLVVNPTKAKQLTNVRASGTDEAINLTPPVKHTLEQALEFIEDDELVEVTPTSIRLRKKFLTENERKRAKKG; this is encoded by the coding sequence GTGATCGACAACCTCAGAAACATCGCCATCATCGCGCACGTTGACCATGGCAAAACCACCCTGGTCGACAAACTGCTCGAGCAGTCCGGCACTCTGGACCGCAAAGATCAGGGCGGCGAGCGGGTCATGGACTCCAACGACCAGGAAAAAGAGCGTGGTATTACCATTCTGGCGAAGAATACCGCTATTAAATGGAACGACTACCGCATCAACATCGTTGACACCCCAGGACACGCCGACTTCGGTGGTGAAGTGGAACGGGTTATGTCGATGGTTGACTCCGTCTGCCTGCTGGTAGACGCCGTTGACGGTCCGATGCCGCAGACCCGCTTCGTAACCCAGAAAGCCTTCGAACGTGGCCTGCGCCCGATCGTGGTTATTAACAAAATCGACCGCCCGGGCGCCCGTCCTGACTGGGTAATGGACGAAATCTTCGACCTGTTCGACCGCCTCGGCGCAACCGAAGAACAGCTCGACTTCCCGGTCGTATATGCCTCTGCCCTGAATGGTATCGCTGGTCTGGATCCTGACAATATGGCAGACGACATGTCTCCCCTGTTCCAGATGATCGTTGATCACGTATCTCCGCCACCGGTTGACCTTGACGGTCCGTTCCAGATGCAGATTTCCGCTCTGGATTACGACAGCTACGTCGGCGTTATCGGTGTTGGCCGTATCGCCCGCGGCAAACTGAAGCCAGGGACCGATGTACAGATCATCTCTGCCGAAGGTAAAACCCGCAAGGGCCGCGTACTGGAAGTTAAAGGCTTCCATGGCCTGCAGCGCGTACCGGTTACCGAAGCCAATGCCGGCGACATCGTCTGTATTTCCGGTATCGACGGCCTGAGCATCTCCGACACTCTGTGTGATCCTTCTAAAGTAGAAGCATTACCAGCACTGACCGTGGATGAGCCAACCGTATCCATGACCTTCCAGGTGAACGACTCTCCGTTCGCTGGCCGTGAAGGTAAGTTCGTCACCAGCCGTAATATCAAAGACCGTCTGGAAAAAGAACTGATCCACAACGTGGCGCTGCGTGTTGAGCCAGGCGACACTCCGGAAAAATTCAAAGTATCCGGTCGTGGTGAACTGCATCTGTCCGTTCTGATTGAAACCATGCGCCGCGAAGGCTTCGAGATGGGTATCTCCAAGCCGGAAGTTGTGCAGAAAGAAATCGACGGTGAGATCCAGGAGCCTTACGAACAGGTTGTGATCGATATCGAAGAAGACCATCAGGGTTCCATCATGGAAGAGATGGGTAACCGTCGCGCCGAGATGACCAACATGGTTCCGGATGGCAAAGGCCGTGTGCGTCTTGAGTTCATCATGCCAGCCCGTGGCCTGATCGGTTTCCGTGGTCTGTTTATGACCATGACTTCCGGTACCGGCATCCTGACCAACATCTTCGACCATTACGGTCCGGTTCAGACCGGTCTGACCTCTACCCGTCACAACGGCGTACTGGTATCGATGGTTCCGGGTAAGATTCTGGGCTATGCCCTGTTCACCCTGCAGGAACGTGGCCGTCTGTTCGTATCTCCGGGTCTGGAAGTGTACGAAGGCATGATCGTTGGTCTGCACAGCCGTGACAACGACCTGGTGGTAAACCCAACCAAGGCCAAGCAGCTGACTAACGTGCGTGCATCAGGTACCGATGAAGCCATCAACCTGACACCGCCGGTTAAGCACACGCTGGAACAGGCTCTGGAATTTATCGAAGACGACGAACTGGTGGAAGTAACCCCAACCAGCATCCGTCTGCGTAAGAAGTTCCTGACCGAAAACGAACGTAAGCGCGCCAAAAAAGGCTGA
- a CDS encoding response regulator translates to MKSILLVDDDYELGELLQEYLSMEGFALTAVQDGETGLQRALSGDYDLVLLDVMLPKMNGFEVLKKLRTESSLPVIMLTARGESVDRVLGLEHGADDYIPKPYHHHELVARIKALFRRIDLSAEPPGKGTVTTLNVGELQLNTTRRVVTLDGVELALTGAEFGVLHCMMEHVGELVDKDTLSLAALGRPLMAYDRSIDMHVSNLRKKLGRRADDSDWIKTVRSRGYMLVSPE, encoded by the coding sequence ATGAAATCGATTCTGCTGGTTGATGATGATTACGAACTGGGCGAGCTGTTGCAGGAATACCTGTCGATGGAAGGTTTTGCCCTGACCGCCGTGCAGGACGGAGAAACCGGTCTGCAGCGGGCTTTAAGCGGCGATTACGATCTGGTGTTGCTGGATGTAATGCTGCCGAAAATGAACGGCTTTGAAGTGCTGAAAAAGCTGCGCACCGAGTCTTCCCTGCCGGTGATTATGCTGACCGCGCGTGGCGAAAGTGTCGACCGCGTGCTCGGTCTTGAGCATGGTGCTGATGATTATATTCCCAAGCCCTACCACCACCATGAACTGGTGGCGCGGATTAAGGCTCTGTTTCGCCGTATTGACCTGTCGGCCGAGCCGCCGGGCAAAGGTACGGTCACCACGCTGAATGTGGGTGAGCTGCAGCTGAACACCACGCGCCGGGTCGTAACTCTGGATGGTGTCGAGCTGGCGCTTACCGGTGCCGAATTCGGCGTACTGCATTGCATGATGGAGCACGTTGGTGAACTGGTGGATAAAGACACGCTGTCACTGGCCGCACTGGGTCGTCCGCTGATGGCTTATGACCGCTCGATTGATATGCACGTCAGTAATCTGCGTAAAAAACTGGGCCGCCGTGCCGATGATTCCGACTGGATTAAAACGGTACGTTCGCGTGGCTATATGCTGGTCAGTCCGGAATAA
- a CDS encoding AI-2E family transporter, producing the protein MPSDNRLASSILLSAAAVVIVIAGIKSAAAMLVPFLLAVFIAVLSAPLLRWLIRHKVPEVLAVLLLVVGFLLLGTMLASFVGGTLTAFYKDMPLYEQKLQTLTSHGVTWLRSLGVEVADNVIREYVNPGVVMRTVASVFNGLGGVLTNTFLILFTVIFILLEASSFPAKVKRAFGEETQAFAHFERFSEAVQQYLMIKTVVSFGTGLTVGLLLALIGVDYWALWALVAFLLNYIPNIGSIIAAIPAVLIALIQIGPGAALLTAGVYVLVNTLFGNVIEPRLMGRSLGLSTLVVFLSLVFWGWILGPVGMLLSIPLTMVVKIALETRPQSRWIATLLDH; encoded by the coding sequence ATGCCTTCTGATAACCGACTGGCCAGCAGTATCCTGCTGAGCGCTGCCGCCGTGGTGATTGTAATTGCCGGCATTAAAAGTGCGGCGGCGATGCTGGTTCCTTTCTTACTGGCGGTATTTATCGCGGTGCTCAGTGCGCCGCTGTTGCGCTGGCTGATCCGGCATAAAGTGCCTGAAGTTCTGGCGGTTCTGTTGCTGGTGGTTGGCTTCCTGCTGCTCGGCACTATGCTGGCGTCTTTTGTCGGCGGTACGCTGACGGCATTTTATAAAGACATGCCGCTGTACGAGCAGAAGTTACAGACGCTGACCAGTCATGGTGTGACCTGGCTGCGCAGTCTGGGCGTGGAAGTGGCCGACAATGTGATCCGCGAATACGTTAACCCCGGCGTCGTGATGCGCACGGTGGCCTCGGTGTTTAATGGTCTTGGCGGCGTACTGACCAACACCTTCCTGATCCTGTTCACGGTGATCTTTATTCTGCTTGAAGCGTCCAGCTTTCCGGCCAAGGTGAAGCGCGCTTTTGGTGAAGAGACTCAGGCCTTTGCCCACTTTGAGCGTTTTTCCGAAGCGGTGCAGCAGTATCTGATGATTAAAACCGTGGTCAGTTTCGGTACCGGTCTGACCGTCGGTCTGTTACTGGCGCTTATCGGTGTCGATTACTGGGCGCTGTGGGCGCTGGTCGCTTTTCTGCTGAATTACATCCCCAATATCGGTTCTATTATTGCCGCCATTCCGGCGGTGCTGATTGCCTTGATTCAGATCGGGCCAGGTGCTGCTCTTCTGACCGCCGGGGTTTATGTGCTGGTGAATACATTGTTCGGCAATGTGATTGAGCCGCGGTTGATGGGGCGCTCGCTGGGGTTGTCGACGCTGGTGGTGTTTCTGTCGCTGGTGTTCTGGGGCTGGATTCTCGGGCCGGTAGGTATGCTGCTGTCCATACCTCTGACCATGGTGGTGAAAATCGCGCTGGAAACCCGGCCGCAGTCACGCTGGATCGCGACCCTGCTTGATCACTGA